CACGGGACGGGGTCGGGTCTTGTGTGGACGGGCTGTGGCTGAGCCCTGCCCACAGCAGTCACACCGCCGGCCCCAAAGACAGCACGTGCCATCCCCCCAATAGGGACAGAGACACATGGCCTCTGCTTTTCAGCTTGCCAGCTGCTCGGCAGAGTCACAGCCCACAGGGCTCCCCAGCACCAGCCACTGCCCTCCTTGGGTCAGGACTGAGGGCTTGGGGTCCCGTGATTCCCTCAGCAGAGAGTTGCACGAGGCCGTTCCTGGGATCGGTTACCACCCGCTGACACCCTAGACACTGTACTGTCTTCACGTCCCAGTTAAATCCTGTAATTCCTTCACGTGACCCCTCTTCGGGTCCCATGCCTCCAAATCCGCGCTGGTACGTCCGGTCAGCAGTGCGGTAACCCCCACGTCTGTAGGGTTCTGCAGTTATAAAGCACGTTTGTCTGACTGCATCCACTATCCGGGAGTAGACCCTGCTTCCTGTCGTCTCTGTCCGGGGTTCCTCTGCAGCTCCTTCCTGTCACCGCCAGGAAAGGGCCGCAAGGCCACCGGGCTCTCGGTGGCGGACCTCCCACATCCACAGTCAGCAGCAGCACTGACTTACCCGTGGTCCCTGTGCTCCCTTCCTGCCCCGGCCGCTGGCTGCCCTCCATGGGTCCCAGTTCCCCCCCCCGCGAGCACTGCCACCCCAGAGCCCGAGTCACTGCGGCTGCTTCAGCCTCACGTCCTCTCTCGCTGCCACTGTGCATTTCCACTGTGCTCTGTCTGGGCTTGCAACTCTCGCCGGGTCTGCGGGGAAAGGGAACGAGACCAAAACCACGGCACAGCCTGGGGACACGTCTGTTTGGGGGCACCAGGACTCAGACTGTCCGTGCTTCTGCAGTCTTGGCTAAGGACCCCGTGCCCTCAGTCCTGGCAACCCACGGCCTGGAGAAGCCTCTTGACTCTGGTGCCCTGCCCCCATGACCACTTGTGCGGCTTGTGCCCCTGCACCCCTGAGGGAGTGCAGTGTAGACACGGGAGGTGTGTTTGTGGTGACACATTTCCGGGTGTCTTACTGTGTCGTAACAGGTGCCTCTGAGCAGTCTCCCAGCGGGTGGAAGGACGGGGCAGCACTGCTTCCCAGCAGCTTGGTACCGGCTAGTGGTGCTGTGCTCCCCACTCGCCCCGagcaccctctctgggcctcggttccTGTCTGCACTCGTGCGGCCTTTCACTCGGACACCGAGCCTCGTAGGAGCAGAGGAGTGTCTGTTGCTTGACTGACTGGTTTCTGGAGCTGGTGGCCCTGTGTGTGcggctgcctctgcccctccactgggCCTGCTCTTGACTCCGTGTCTGGTCTCCCAGGACGCGAAGCCCCCCTGAGCCAAGGACGCCATGGCCACGTCAGCCCCCCTGCgcagcctggaggaggaggtCACCTGTTCCATCTGCCTCGATTACCTGCGGGACCCTGTGACCATCGACTGTGGCCACGTCTTCTGCCGCAACTGCACCACCGACGTCCGCCCTGTGTCGGGGGGCCGCCCCGTCTGTCCCCTCTGCAAGAAGCCATTCAAGAAGGAGAACATCCGGCCCGTGTGGCAGCTGGCCAGCCTGGTGGAGAACATCGAGCGACTGAAGGTGGACAAGGGCAGGCAGCCAGGAGACGTGGCCCGGGAGCAGCCAGACACCAGGCTGTGTGAGCGGCACCGGGAGAAGCTGCATTACTACTGTGAGGATGACGGGAAGCTGCTGTGCGTCATGTGCCGCGAGTCCCGGGAGCACAGACCCCACACGGCCGTCCTTGTGGAGAAGGCCGCCCAGCCCCACAGGGTAAGCACGCCCCTCCCGGAGGCGAGGCCTGGCGCGGACCCCTTGGAAGGCTTCTGGCCGGCCCAGGGCTCAGCCTGAGTCCACCTGTCCCCATGGCTCATCTCTCCGCAGGAAAAAATCCTGAACCACCTGAGTACCctaaggagagacagagacaaaattCAGGGCTTTCAGGCCAAGGGAGAAGCTGATATCCTGACTGCACTGGTAAGTGGGGCTGTTAAGAGAGAGCCTGAGGCAGTTGGCCACGTGGAGCAGAAGCTAGGAGGCTGAGCAGTGAAGGCTGAGTGGTGGAGCCACTGCCAGAAGGCTGAGCACTGGAGGCTGAGCGCTGGAGGTTCTGTTGGGAGGCTGAGCAGTGGAGGCTGAGTAGGGGAGGCCCTGCTGGGAGGCTGAGCAATAGAGACTAAGTGGTGGAGGCTGAGTAGTGGAGGCCCTGCCGGGAGGCTGACTACACTAGAGGCTAAGCAGTGGAGGCTGAGTGGTGGAGCCACTGCCAGAAGGCTGAGCAGTGGAGGCTGAGCTCTGGAGGCCCTGTTGGGAGGCTGAGTGGTGGAGACTGAGTAGTGGAGGCACTGCCAGGAGGCTGCGCAGTGGAGGCCCTACTGGGAGGCTGAATGGTGGAGGCCTGTTAGGAGGCTGAGCAGTGGAGGCCCTGCCGGGAGGCTGAGCAGTGGAGGCTGAGTAGTGTAGGCCCTGCCGGGAGGCTGAGCAATAGAGACTAAGTGGTGGAGGCTGAGTAGTGGAGGCCCTGCCGGGAGGCTGAGCAGTAGAAACTAAGTGGTGGAGGCTGAGTAGTGGAGGCCCTGCTGGGAGGCTGAGCAGTAAAGGCTGAGCAGTGGAGGCTGAGTGGTGGAGCCACTGCCAGAAGGCTGAGCAGTGGAGGCTGAGCTCTGGAGGCCCTGTTGGGAGGCTGAGTGGTGGAGGCTGAGTAGTGGAGGCACTGCCAGGAGGCTGCGCAATGGAGGCCCTACTGGGAGGCTGAATGGTGGAGGCCTGTTAGGAGGCTGAGCAGTGGAGGCCCTGCCGGGAGGCTGAGCACTGGAGGCTGAGCGCTGGAGGCCCTGTTGGGAGGCTGAGTAGTGGAGGCACTGCCAGGATGCTGCACAGTGGAGGCCCTACTGGGAGGCTGAGCAGTGGAGGCTGAGTGGTAGAGGCCCTGCCGGGAGGCTGAACAATAAAAGCTGAACAGTGGAGGCTGAGTGGTGGAGCCACTGCCAGAAGGCTGAGCAGTGGAGGCTGAGCACTGGAGGCCCTGTTGGGAGGCTGAGTGGTGTAGGCTGAGTAGTGGAGGCACTGCCAGGAGGCTGCGCAGTGGAGGCCCTACTGGGAGGCTGAGTGGTGGGGGCCTGTTAGGAGGCTGAATGGTGGAGGCCCTGTTGGGAGGCTGAGCAGTGGAGGCTGAGTGGTGGAGGCCTGTTGGGAGGCTGAACAGTGGAGGCCCTATTGGGAGGCTGAGCAGTGGAGGCCCTGCTGGGAGGCTGAGCCCTGACGGTCTGAGCTGGGTGGCTTTGGGCTGGCTTCTTCATCTGGTGTGTGAGTGGGTGTTCCTTCTCGTGTGTGAGTCACTGTGGTTGTGGGCCATGTCTAGCAGCAGCTGCTGTTGTGCTGGGGACCGCCAGAGTGCAGGGGACTGAGGAGGTCCTGGCGAAGTCCTTCCTGTCAGCAAGGGGAGGGAGCCCAGACTCCTGTTGGGCGGGGGGCGCTGGCTGCAGGATGAGCACTGAGGGGGAGGCCTAGGAGGGCGTGAGGCGTCCTGGGGACACTGTCCGCTGAGTCCTGCAGCCAGGGCTGCCCACGGTCGGGAAGCAGAGACCGCGCACTGCGTGCTTGATTCaagatggggtgggaggggctgtgCCCGTTTCCTGCGGGAGAGTCTGTGTCGGGGAGAGGTTGGCCCAGGCAGGCGTGCTCTGAGGCCCCTTAGCACATGGATGGGGGTGGGAGCCGGCCTCCGCAGCTCTAACAGCAGACGCTGCAGGGGTTCTCCAGCGCGGGGCAGAGGCGTCACCCCCGTCTCCCCTCCGCACCCCTGCAGAAAAAGCTCCAGGACCAGAGGCAGTACATCGTGGCTGAGTTTGAGCAGGCCCGCCAGTTCCTGCAGGAGCGTGAGCAGCACCTGCTGGACCAGCTGGCCAAGCTGGAGCAGGAACTGGCAGAGGGCCGCGAGAAGTACAAGAGCAGGGGCATCGGGGAGCTGGCCCGGCTGGCGCTGCTCATCTCTGAGTTGGAGGCCAAGGCGCAGCAGCCGGCTGCAGAGCTCATGCAGGTGAGACGCCTCCCCAGGGCGGCGAGGTCTCCGTCCCACCACCCGTGTGCATGCAGGACCCTGAGAGAACTACCGCCTCTCAGGCCTCGATTTTCCCTCCTGAAATGTCAGGAGGtcacccccacccgccccaccTCCTCCGAGGTCACATGAGCACAGGAGGACCTGAACAGCATGGTGTCCCTTCAGAAGGCAAACTTTCTACCAAAAGACAGTTTAAGGAATTTAGAAAGTGCTGTGAAGAGGCAAGGAAGGTTGTGCGTATTTTCCTCACTACTGTTGATCCTCATCTGGACCATCACGGGTCCCTGGCAGACAGCCTCCAGGGGAAGCTGCAAGCAGCCCACGCTGCTGGGGTGGCTGAGGGAGGGCCGCATGGTGGCTTCTCCCAAGGAGGGACTAGAGGAGATGATGGGTGAGGTTTTCTGGGGGCCGGAGAGCAGGCAGGGTGCCCCTGGAGTACTTCCCGGAGGAGGCGGCTTTGATGCTGAGAAGGGGAGAGCCTTGAACTAGGGAGCAGGTTGCCAAGTGGAAACAGCACCGCGCCTCCTTCCTCCTGGAGCCTCCAGGAACAGGGCTTGCCAGCGTCTGGAGCGGTGTGCTGGACCCTCCCCCTTGCGGGTCAGGAGGATGCTCTGGTGGCTGGGGCTGTCAGCAGTGGAGCCCCCTAGGATCTCCTCCAGGAAGATGCTGTCCCGGCCAGCAGCGTGGCCTCAGGAGACACAGCAAGGCAGGCTCTCCAGGTACATGAACAGGTGGCCTGGTCTGCCTCCCTGCCGCGGTCCATTCTGGCTCCCAAATCGGGACCGGCAAGGGGTGAGGGCCCTAAATCAGAAGTTGCTGAGGGCCCAgccacagggcagggcaggagtcccggcccagctctgctcctgggCCCCTTGTTCTTGTCCTTCATTTTGTTCAAAACGTGTCTCTGGCATTTCCTCCAGATGCCACTGTGTTCCCTTGAGTTCCTCCATCAGACTGGGACTGGGTCACgtactgccccctcccctgcccccccaggcGGGACAGCCCTTCTTTCCCCGTGGCCACCGCCACGTGATGTGCAGTtgtgtggggggcagagagagacaagcTGGGGTGCCGGTGGGGGCTGAGACCCGACGGGACCCCCTCCCGCTCCACCCAAGGGAGTGCAGCGCCACTCAGACGGAAGACAGACCTGGAgcgtggggcaggggcagggtgcGGGTATGAGGACGGCGCGAGGGCGCGGGGCCGGGGCACAGGTGCAGGGATGGGGCGAGGGCACAGGGGACGGGGCGTGGGCCTGGAGACAGTCAGTGGGTGTCTGCGGCAGCCAGTCCATGAACCCGGCGTTGGTTCTGATAGGTTTTGTCTGCTCGTTTGGGTTTGATTTTGCGGCAAGGGAACTGCAGAGCTACCTGCTTCAGGTCATTATGTTTCCCCGGGGGCTATCTGACTGTGGGCGGCCAGCAGGAGGGAAACCGCAGTAACAGAGGCGTGGATGTCAAGTGtggtgcagggggcaggggaggggggttagGAAAGGAGAGAACTCTGGGCCAGGAACATCAGAAGACGTTAGAGGAACGTCCTCCGCGGTCCATCCCGGGACAGGCCTTGCCCGGGGCAGCCGCAGCCGgcgcctctgtccctcccaccgtTGGGCCAAGCTCAGCCGTGGGCACCTGCGCGAGTGCCTCCGCCCTGCCCCGCTCCCCAGCCGTGGCCCCTCTGCTCTGATGACCTGTTTCGGGACACCCCCAGGAGTCTTGGGGGGTGTCCTCGGAAGCCCTGGGCCGGCCCCTTCCCAGGGCAGGCTCGTTCCCTGGACCCCCGGCCTCCCGCGCTGTGCTCTGGGAGAAGggtccccaccctgctctcccaCGGTCTCTGGGCCACTCCCAGCCTTTCATCCTTAGCCGGCCTGTACCTTCCTGCGGTCctggcagcccctccctccaAACTGCCCACGTGCCTGCCTTTCGAGCCCCGTGTCCCAGCACACCGGCGGGGGAACGCGGCTCCTGTTTGTTGCCCCGTCCACCGAAGCTGGCTGGATTGGAAGGGTTTGCTGGAAACTCACGACTGGTGTCGGGCTGGTGCTTGGTGAGACGGGGGTGAGCGGGGAGCTCTGAAGGCGCATCTGGCCTCCCCTGCGGCAGAGCCTGCCAGTCCTCCTGAGACCGTCAGACCTGCATCAGCAGCCACCGCCCGGTGGCTCTGTGTCCCAGAGTTCCCTCTCCGAGAGGCTAGCTCgtcccctccctgggctccacTCCTACAAGAGCAGAACGCCTAGTGTCCCCTGCAAGGCTGTCCCCCGGCTCCATGGCCCCACCCCAAGCTCCGGAGCCAGGCCGGGTACAGGAACGTGTGCGAGGAGCGACAGGAGGGCCACCGTTACGGGAGGGTCTCGTGGAGGCTGCAGACCCCCACAGGCGGCGTCCCGGCCCAcctgcccctctgccccgcccTGTGCAGGGCGGCCCAGTGGCTGATTACCAGGACCCTGGCTAGCTGCTGGGTCAAACCCAAGGACAGAGACACAAAGACAATTGTGTTTCTTTCGGGAACAGAGCTGAGGGTTCTGGAGCCGTCAGGGCAGGGGCTGACCACGAGGTTCCGGAAAGCTGGGCTACCCCCACCTGCTTGTTTCCCCAGCTGCAAGGCCTGCTAGGGTGCACAGCAGTTTCCCCTTTTTAAAGGACATGACCTACAAATTGTAGTCACTGCTTCCTCTCACATCCCATTGGCTGGGGCTCAGTCACATGATGAGACGTGGCCGCAAAGGCCTCAGGAAAATGTAGTCTTTTGCCTGGTGGCCCTCTGCCCACTGTAACTCCAGGAGTCTGCTGTTCAGAGGTCGAAGGGGGGAGGACTTAGCCGTGTCAGCCGCCTGGCAAGCAGCTCGCACATATCACTGCCCGCTGCGGATCCCCTGAGGGCATTTGCGTCCACCGGGAACACGTACACCTCCCGCGGTGCCCGTCCAGCCCCACATGGCCCGGGCCCCCATTCCGTTCTTCACCTGGCCAGTCTCAGCAGAAGCCCGGTGGCCACGGAGAATGAGCCCTGTCCTCATGGTTACCCAGCACTGCCGCAGCAGTGTGGGCCCTGTAAGGAGGGGGCCACATCGTTCTGTTCACTGTTGGCCCGGCTGCCAGCATTGTGGGCACCTCCTGTTATTGGGGTCTGATTCCACTCAGCTCATGCTTGTGCTTTCTTCCCCTCCAGGACACCAGGGACTTCGTGAACAGGTAACAGAGCTTCCTTTCCATGgtgcaccccagccccacccctcttTTCCTACACAAGACCCATTTGAAGGAATGGTGCCACCTCGGTTTATGGTGGCCGGCCGCGCTCCTGGGAAGCAAGCACACAGCCTCGGGAACTGGAGACTTGCTCTCCCAGGCAGCCAGTGCCCCGTCCTGGTCCGAGACGGGGCAGGAGCTGAGGGTGGAGACCGAGGCAGCCAGCGCCCCGTCCTGGTCCAAGACGGGGCAGGAGCTGAGGGTGGAGACGTGCTCAGCAGACAGGAGTGTTCTGCATGCTCTGAGTCCTGGCCCAACCGTGGGCTGCTCACTCAGCGTTTTTGAGCCCTGGTTTCTGTGTGTTGATGGGGAATTGTCATatctttctctcctgcttcatAATTGTCGTGAGAATTGAGAGAGATGCAGGAAGAGCTAAGTAACAGGTCCATCTGTCATCTTCCCAGGTATCCACGGAAGAAGTTCTGGATTGGAAAACCCATTGCTCGGGTGGTTAAGAAAAAGACGGGAGAATTCTCAGATAAACTTACGTCCCTGCAGCGAGGCCTGAGAGAGTTCCAAGGTGAGGGCTGGGGGTGCAGTGGGGTGGGAGTCGGAGCTGGGGCTCTGCACTGAAGGAGGGTATGAGCTGCTTACTGTCGCCTTTGGCCTCACTCCTGGGTCTCctggttgttttctgttttcttcttgagaGCTCAGGGAGGGAGGCCTGTCAGGAAATTAATCCTGTCCAAGTAGAAAACGGGCCTGTAAGTTTGCTGGGCTCGAGGGTCATTCTTGTCCTTTTCTTGCCCCCAGGGAAGCTGCTAAGAGACTTGGAATATAAGACAGGTGAGTGTCCAAAGGGCTGTTCCCAGTTCACCTCCCGTGAGGAAGACTGTCCCCACAGAGGCTCCCCTGCTGCCCCTGGGGAGCCTGTTCTCTAACACGGCTGAGATTTCCCAGCTGCGAGTCTGCAGCTCCCTCTGTGGGTCTCTGGTCTGCAGCAGAGCCTCCGCTTGATCGCCTGACCCTCTCTGCACCATGTTCCCCTCTGCCCGGCCGCGTGGCCCCCGCATTCGGAGGCCGTCTGTGCGGCCGGCCCCGGCACTCTGCTCCCCCTTGCCCTGCTGTCTGGTCGTGCACTGCATGGCCCTGAGGGGCCCCGTGACCAGCAGCCCTTCAATCGTGGGGAGTGGCAGCCCCGCGGGGCCCCCCGTGACGCCGTTGCTCGTTCTGTCGTCCCCACAGTCAGTGTCACGCTGGACCCGCAGTCGGCCAGTGGGTACCTGCAGCTGTCGCAGGACTGGAAGTGTGTGACCTACAGCGGCCTCTACCAGGGCACTTACCTGCACCCGCAGCAGTTTGACTGCGAGCCGGGCGTGCTGGGCAGTAAGGGCTTCACCTGGGGCAAGGTGTactgggaggtggaggtggaccGGGAGGGCTGGTccgaggaggagggggagggggaagaggaggaggagggggaggaggaggaggaggaggaggaggacgggGAGGGGGACGGGGACGGGGACGCGGGCTGGGAGACCGATGAGGACGAGGAGTCCctgggcggggaggaggaggagggggcgggggagggggaggagcttCTGGAAAGCTGCATGGTGGGGGTGGCCAGAGACTCTGTGCAGAGGAAGGGGGACCTGTCCCTGCGGCCGGAGGACGGGGTGTGGGCGCTGCGCCTCTCCTCGGCGGGCGTCTGGGCCAACACGGAGCCCGAGGCCGAGCTCTTCCCGGCACTGCGGCCCCGGAGGGTGGGCATCGCCCTAGACTATGACGGAGGCACCGTGACGTTCACCAACGCGGAGTCACAGGAACTCATCTACACCTTCACCGCCACTTTCACGCGGCGCCTGGTGCCCTTCCTGTGGCTCAAGTGGCCTGGGACACGCCTCCTGCTGCGGCCCTGAGCCCACCGCTCGCTGCCTCCCTCCTCGGGGATTCCAGGACCGTGACAGGGAGGGGTGTCTGGCCACAGCACCTGGAGCAGGTGCACCACCATCccacaccccccccgcccccgtggctGCGGCCCCTTGAGTCTTGCTCGGTGCCGCGCTCCGTCACAcagctcctcccccagccccggggcTTCCCAAGCAGATTTCTGACCCCGGAGTCCACGAGGGCCCCTCTGCTGCCCACGGCCTTTGGCCCAGCGCTGCACACTCTTTGTTGAAAGGAGATGAGACAGCGTTTTGTCGCCCAGTCTGGCGTCCCATGCCGGCCTGCCCCAGAGACCCCTcgccgccctccctccccccgcatCCCCCTCACTGACATCCGCTCTGCTGCCGGCCTTCCCTGCCACCCCAACTCAGAGTGACACGCGTGAACGTGAGCAGAGCGAAAACCCACCACGGTTTCCGGGCCATTTGAATAAGCCTCCTGGAGCGCTGTGGAGTCGCCAGGCCCCGAGTGGGCGCCTCGCTTCTGAGACCAGGGTCCAACGTCTGACGTTTCCACATCGAAGAAGCCAGGGCCCTCGGAGCCTCTTGGGGGAGGGATCTGGAGACCCGTGGCTTTGCGGCCACACATGTGGTCAATGATGAATAAGTGACCTGAGGGTGGGGCCTTGGGAGGGGAAATGTAGAGGGAAGTCAGAATATCCTGCTCTTGATCGGTCATCTAAAATCACCAGGGCAGACATCCAGTCCAGGAGAACCTCCCCCTCAGAAGCCCTGGCCAGTGCCTCCAGCAGGGTGGAAGCTTGGGCTCCGTTGTCCTGGGACAAGGgcggtgggagaggagaggatgcCAGCGGGCCTCCTGGAGCTCACCTGGTCTTCGTGCTGGTCTTCCTGTTGGGAGAGGGCTAGAGGGTGGCCTCATTGCACCCACACGC
Above is a window of Zalophus californianus isolate mZalCal1 chromosome 7, mZalCal1.pri.v2, whole genome shotgun sequence DNA encoding:
- the LOC113927488 gene encoding tripartite motif-containing protein 26 encodes the protein MATSAPLRSLEEEVTCSICLDYLRDPVTIDCGHVFCRNCTTDVRPVSGGRPVCPLCKKPFKKENIRPVWQLASLVENIERLKVDKGRQPGDVAREQPDTRLCERHREKLHYYCEDDGKLLCVMCRESREHRPHTAVLVEKAAQPHREKILNHLSTLRRDRDKIQGFQAKGEADILTALKKLQDQRQYIVAEFEQARQFLQEREQHLLDQLAKLEQELAEGREKYKSRGIGELARLALLISELEAKAQQPAAELMQDTRDFVNRYPRKKFWIGKPIARVVKKKTGEFSDKLTSLQRGLREFQGKLLRDLEYKTVSVTLDPQSASGYLQLSQDWKCVTYSGLYQGTYLHPQQFDCEPGVLGSKGFTWGKVYWEVEVDREGWSEEEGEGEEEEEGEEEEEEEEDGEGDGDGDAGWETDEDEESLGGEEEEGAGEGEELLESCMVGVARDSVQRKGDLSLRPEDGVWALRLSSAGVWANTEPEAELFPALRPRRVGIALDYDGGTVTFTNAESQELIYTFTATFTRRLVPFLWLKWPGTRLLLRP